In the genome of Gemmatimonadales bacterium, the window GACCGATAAGTACAAATTGTACATATTGTACGCGAAGGTCACCGTCGCACCACTGTGAGGGTCTTGTGGCCAACAACCGTCTAGCTGCCAGCAAGGCAAGGGAGAGATTCGCGGACGTCCTCGACGAGGTCGCGGTTAAGGGTGAGAGAGTTCTTCTGCACCGACACGGGAAGAACGTCGCTGCGTTGATCTCGCCGGACGACCTGGAGCTTCTCGAGG includes:
- a CDS encoding type II toxin-antitoxin system Phd/YefM family antitoxin: MANNRLAASKARERFADVLDEVAVKGERVLLHRHGKNVAALISPDDLELLEALEDRYDVESARQALAESGERVPWEKIKKRLSL